Within the Photobacterium swingsii genome, the region TTGAAAGCGAGTTCGCAGAAATGGACGGCTACACAGCAGAAAGCCGTGCTGGCGATATTTTGCTACAAGCTGGTATTGAAGAAGAATTCCATTTCGGTCTGATGCAACAAGTTGCGCCAGGCTGGAAATTGCGTGTGTTACTTGCACAAGCCCTATTTGCAAACCCAGATATTTTGCTACTGGATGAACCAACCAACAACTTGGACATTCATACGATTAACTGGCTTGCCGAAGAGTTAAACCAGCGTAAGTGTACGATGATCATCATTTCGCATGACCGTCACTTCCTAAATTCAGTTTGTACTCACATGGCAGATATTGACTACGGTGAACTACGTATCTATCCGGGTAACTACGACTACTTCCTTGAAGCATCAGGGCTTATTCGCGAACAGCTATTAGCAAGTAATGCTAAAAAAGCGGCTGAGATCAGTGAGCTGCAAGATTTTGTGAATCGATTTGGTGCAAACGCATCTAAAGCGAAGCAAGCAAGTTCTCGTGCGAAAAAAATGGATAAGATCAAGCTAGATGAAGTAAAAGCGACCAGCCGTATCAGCCCTTCGATTGATTTTGGCGAAGGTAAAAAACTACACCGCCAAGCACTCGAATTACAAGATTTAGGCCACGCTTTTGGTGACGAGCTACTCTTCGAAAAAGGTAACTTACTGCTAGAAGCCGGTTCGCGTTTAGCTGTTATTGGGGAAAATGGCGTCGGTAAAACAACCCTACTTCGCTGCCTAGTAAACGAATTAGAACAAAAAGAAGGCGTTGTTAAATGGTCTGAAAATGCATCTATTGGTTACTGCCCACAAGATAGTTCAGCAGATTTCGACAACGATTTAAGTATCTTCGACTGGATTTCACAATGGCGTACCACTAAACACGATGACTTGATGGTGCGTGGTATTTTAGGTCGCCTTCTATTCACGGCAGATGATGCAAACAAAAAAGCGAAGAACTGTTCTGGTGGTGAAAAGAACCGCTTACTGTTTGGTAAGTTAATGATGCAAGACGTCAATGTTCTGGTAATGGATGAACCAACAAACCACATGGATATGGAAGCCATCGAAGCGTTAAATAACGCACTGAAAAACTACGAAGGTACACTCATTTTTGTGAGTCACGACCGCGAGTTTGTTTCATCGCTTGCAACATCAATCATCGATGTGAAAGACCAAAAACTAGTAAACTTCCAAGGTACATATGATGAATACCTTGCGCATCAGAAAAAGATGTTAGCGACAGCATAACGCACACTGATACGGTCGAAAGCCGCTGCTTTTCAGCGGTTTTTTTATGCCTTAACACCCGATAAAAACACAGCGGAGCGGCCATCAATGCGTGCTGATATCGAGGTTAAAAATAGATCAAGCACCTACCCCCTCGCTAATATCAACCAAGCAGCATAAAAATTTGGCTCACTCAGTCTTGAACGAAAATAAAAAATCCCAATAAACTTTCAACAAATGACACAGCGGCATAAAAATGCTAAATAGTACCTACGGTTGTAAATAATAGCCTCAAACATCCATTTTCTAAAATTAAATGCTACTAAATGCACATTAATGGATGATTCACAACGACTGGCTAACCGTTAGCAAATACACATCTGGATACACATAATGAAATTAATATTAAAACTGATCGCCGGTATTGTTGCCGGTATCTTACTTGGCTTTTTTGCTCCCGATGAAATCGTGCGCATACTGCTGACCGTAAAAGCCATTGGTGGCCAACTTATCGGGTTTACTATCCCGTTAATCATTCTTTTTTATATCACCAGTGGAATTGCAAGTTTACCGAAAAACTCAGGTAACTTACTGGGTAAAACAGTGGCACTGTCATACGGCTCAACGATCATTGCTGGTAGCTTAGCGTTTATCGTTGCTAGCTCTGTTATCACAGGTATTCCTAGCCCAGAACAAACCACGGTTGATGCTGGCGCTAAACTAACCAGCTTTATTAGCCTAGAAATTCCGCCGATGTTTGGTGTGATGACAGCGTTAGCGACGGCTTTTTTATTTGGTTTAGGCATTAGTGTCACTAACAGTGTCCGCCTAAAAGAAATTGCCGATGATGGCCGTGGCATCATTGATCTCTTGCTATCTAAAGTCATCATTCCATTACTGCCATTCTATATTTCAGGCATTTTTGCTGAAATGGCAGCAGAAGGAACCGTATTCACAACCCTTAAAACATTTGGTGTTGTTTTAGCACTTGCTGTGTTCATGCACTGGGTATGGATCACTATTCAATACACAATCACAGGTTTAGCGCTAGGCCTTTCACCAATCAAGTTGATCAAAAATATGCTACCAGCATACTTCACTGCGATTGGTACTATGTCATCTGCTGCAACCATACCTGTAACCTTGCGTCAGACTAGAAATAACGGTGTTGATGAGTCTATTGCTAACTTCACCATTCCACTGTGTGCCACTATTCATCTGTCTGGCTCAACGATTACCCTAGTAACCTGTTCAACAGCAGTGATGGCACTTAGCCAACATATTGCCCTACCTTCGTTACTAGAAATGTTACCTTTTATCATGATGCTTGGTATTACCATGATCGCAGCACCAGGAGCACCAGGTGGCGGTGTGATGGCGGCATTAGGGTTAATGGCGTCTATGCTTGGGTTTGGTGAAGCCGAACTAGCATTGATGATTGCGCTATACATGGCGCAGGA harbors:
- a CDS encoding ABC-F family ATPase; this translates as MISTANITMQFGAEPLFENISAKFGNGNRYGLIGANGCGKSTFMKILSGALAPSSGNVSITPGLKLGVLSQDQFAFEQHNVIDVVIMGDRKLWEVKKERDRIYSLPEMSEEDGMKVAELESEFAEMDGYTAESRAGDILLQAGIEEEFHFGLMQQVAPGWKLRVLLAQALFANPDILLLDEPTNNLDIHTINWLAEELNQRKCTMIIISHDRHFLNSVCTHMADIDYGELRIYPGNYDYFLEASGLIREQLLASNAKKAAEISELQDFVNRFGANASKAKQASSRAKKMDKIKLDEVKATSRISPSIDFGEGKKLHRQALELQDLGHAFGDELLFEKGNLLLEAGSRLAVIGENGVGKTTLLRCLVNELEQKEGVVKWSENASIGYCPQDSSADFDNDLSIFDWISQWRTTKHDDLMVRGILGRLLFTADDANKKAKNCSGGEKNRLLFGKLMMQDVNVLVMDEPTNHMDMEAIEALNNALKNYEGTLIFVSHDREFVSSLATSIIDVKDQKLVNFQGTYDEYLAHQKKMLATA
- a CDS encoding dicarboxylate/amino acid:cation symporter, with amino-acid sequence MKLILKLIAGIVAGILLGFFAPDEIVRILLTVKAIGGQLIGFTIPLIILFYITSGIASLPKNSGNLLGKTVALSYGSTIIAGSLAFIVASSVITGIPSPEQTTVDAGAKLTSFISLEIPPMFGVMTALATAFLFGLGISVTNSVRLKEIADDGRGIIDLLLSKVIIPLLPFYISGIFAEMAAEGTVFTTLKTFGVVLALAVFMHWVWITIQYTITGLALGLSPIKLIKNMLPAYFTAIGTMSSAATIPVTLRQTRNNGVDESIANFTIPLCATIHLSGSTITLVTCSTAVMALSQHIALPSLLEMLPFIMMLGITMIAAPGAPGGGVMAALGLMASMLGFGEAELALMIALYMAQDSFGTACNITGDGAISLWVNKFAQKQPASTTDTQPAK